The Osmerus mordax isolate fOsmMor3 chromosome 5, fOsmMor3.pri, whole genome shotgun sequence DNA window TTGGTCAGGATCTGTCTATGTTTTACGTCTTTTACAGTATAAAGATATTTAGCCAATTCATAGTTTCTATTTAGGGCCCAATAGCAAgttagtttgttttgttttttggtttGGTTGTTCCAATGTTCCAGATAGGCCTTTTTGGTTTGTTGGACAATTTGGTTTACTCTGATTGGTGATTGTGAAGCAGTGCTGGTCTGAGATGGGGCAATGTTAGGTGTTGGTTGGTTAATTAGTCTCATGACCAGCTGACTGAAAGGACTCTTTTGGGGGTTCAATTCTTGGGTTTTCAGTGCTTCAAATTGCAGAGTATCTTGGGGACTTAATTTGAGATATATCCAGAATTTTAGTGATCTTTTTTGATGTTTATAATTAATGGATATCGGCCTAATTCTGCTCTGCATGCATTGGTGGGTGTTTTCCTTTGTATGTTCAATATAATTCTACAGAATTCAGCATGCAGGGCCTCTATTGGATGTTTGTCTCATCTAGTGTAGTCATGCTGACTGAGTGGACCCCATACCTCACTGCCATATAGAGCTATTGGTGCTATTACGCTATCAAATATTTTAGTCCAGATTCTAATTGGTATGTCTATTTTATGGATTATTTTTCTAATAGCAAAAAAGGCTCTAGAGGCTTTCTCCTTCAGCGCATTCACTGCCAGTCCAAAGTTTCCTGAGGCACTGATTTTGATCCCCAGGTAGTCATAGGACAAGGTGTGCTCTAGTGTGGTGTTTCCTAGAGTGAATATATGTTTGTTTTCCTGAGATCTGGGCTTTTTCTGGAAGATCATTATTTGAGACTTTTTAAAGTTTACTGTCAGGGCCCAGTTCTGACAGTATTGCTCTAGCAGATCCAGATGCTGCTGTAAGCCCTGCCCTGTGGGTGACAACAGCACCAGGTCATCTGCATAGAGTAGGAATTTTACCTCCCTTTTATTCAGGTTGAGGCCAGGGGCTGTAGATTGTTCCAACAATACTGCTAGCTCATCAATGTAGACATTGAAGAGCGTTGGAGATAAGTTTCATCCCTGGTGAACACCTTGTCCTTGAGTGAAGAAGTCCGTTCTTTTATTGTTAATTTTTATCCCACACTTATTTTTGACATAGATTGATTTGATTATGTCATAAACTTTACCTTCTATACCACTTTGGAGAATTTTATAGTATAATCCGTCTTGCCAGATTGAATCAAAAGCTTTCTTAAAGTCAATAAAGCATGCAAAaatcttttgttgttttttttggtatATGTGTTGATCTAttagggtgtgtagggtgtaAACATGATCAGTAGTGCGGTGATTTGGTAGGAAGCCAATTTGTGctttcaatgtctctctctctctgtctctgtctctctctctctctctgtctctctctctctgtctctctctctctgtctctctctctctctgtgtctctctctctctgtctctctctctctccaggctatCCAGGGAGAGTCTTCCTCACAGCTCCGCCAGTTCACATGTGTGCCTGTGGAGTGGAGATTACCAATTAAAAACGTTGTTGTGTGGAAGCAGGGAAGAGGACATCTTACACGACAGGCTGATGAGGTACACTAGCTGCAACTGTTCTGCCTGCGTCTCTGAACATCTTCCTCGTCGGCAGTAATACAAAGTTCCTCCCTGCCCAGAGCTAACTCAGCAACTAAACTCCAGCCTTCTCCAACTTCCTTCTCCAACACCTTCTCATTTTCTACCTCCCAATCCTACCTAATTTTAAAGGCAATTATAAAGTGTTCACCCTCCCAGACACCCAGTCCGCACTTGAATCGAGTCTTTGGTAATGTGTGAACTTGCTCTCTTAATTGAGCTAATATTTCACTGGCACCTGTGAAGTCCTGTGCTGTGTAATTACGTATTCCCGGCTGGAGACTGCTAGATTGGTTTAATTCAGGCATCCATAAAGCCATGCCAGTGATCCTCACCAGAGAGAAGACCAACTGGCCTTCTTATCGTAACAAAGACACTGACAGCCCCTCTGGTCGACAGTTAATACCTGTATGGCAGAGTAGGACAGTGCAGATAGGGAAAGACATCCATCCGTAGGTCATGCAAAAGATTATGCAAACTATTTGATTAATACCAATGTAAAAATCAACTTcacattaaatgtatttttatctcTGACATTTAATTAAATTGCAGTACTCTTCCAATTTTATTATTCAACCTTGAAGATAACATTTCATGTGTTTATTATGGTAAAAGAAAAGAATCTGTCAGTTTGTGACAGTGACAATTATGTGTCAGTAGTTATTTTCACTGTGACACAGGCTGTGTTTGTCCTACCCTGTGTCTACGTGATAGTCAACATACCTCTCGTAACTTCAGTGTCTAACTCTCTTCAGGGACACGTATGGGCACTGCTGCATGCTTCACTCACACCCCTGTGACAGGCATGTGGCTGTGCATGTGATGGGTGCATGTGAGACATGTGTTTCAGTGtgacatccagccagccagccatccagccagtcagccagtcagacagccagccaaccagccagccagccagccagccagccagccagccagccagccagccagtcactcactcactcagccagtcagtcagtcagccagccagccagccagccagccagccagccagtcagccagtcagccagtcagccagtcagccagccagtcagccagtcagccagccagccagccagccagccagccagccaggggaGAGTCACAGACCTGTTCCCTTGCCAGAGTGTGAGCGGGAACCGTCACTCTGGGACTGTCAGGAAGTTAGAGTCAGGGTATCTCCGATTacactgccagcctgcctggctcccccccccctcacgttctccccctctctccccctctctccccctccctggcgTCAGAACCCCGCCACTCTggcgaggaaggagagagagagcataaccGACAGCATGCTGTCTGACGGAGGACTGTACAAGGCGGAGGTGGTGTTCATAGGGGACCCGGAGGTGTCCGGCTCGACAGGCGGGCCCAGGCAGGAGCCTCTCCCTCAGGTAAGGGTCTGCTCGTCGTCTTCACCTCACCTCTCGTCTCAAAACGACCTAACCCTGAGCGTGGGGGCTGTTCCAGCCCAGCCATCCTCACGCCCTTCTGTCTGCCGGTCTGCTCTACCCTCCCACTCCTGCCACCCTGTACACCGAGTTGAGACCTCGACACAGCTACGTGCTGCGTATGTGCTGTGGACTGGACAGAACAGGCGGGTCCAGCTGAGAAAATAGCAAAGCTGTCAGTGCAATCACTCTCAACCGCTCCGGGTGATTGGCAACCTTAATTGAGTGTGAGGAGATTTGTGAATAGCTTTGTCAGTCACACAGTATCAACTATATCTTAGTAACCATGAATTTAACTTTTTAGGATGCATTTGACTAGGTTGGATAACTTTGTATACCAACTAGAGGGTAATACACTACCTAGGGGGAAGTAAACTACTTAGGGCGTTGTACATACCTTAGGGGGATGGAACTGGCCCCTGATATGATATTTACCGCAATCTAAGCTCTTGGTCGAGGGTCTCTATAAACAGTACACGTTCCACAAATAGAACTTAAGTAACTGGATCTAAGAAACCCAGTTGAACACACACGCAAGTTTGAAAGTTTGGTGTCCACAATATGCTGTCATTCAAAAATCGAGTCATGTTTTATTTTtccaacctctctcctctctcctcagtgtaaCCCTGCTGATCACATGACCCTTCCCCCGCCCTCTCCCCCAATCAGAGCTCAGCagggacacacagcccccaaTGTTGTCGCTGCTATGGAAACAGCTGTTAGCGAGCGAGGGGGCATTTCTGCGTGGGGTCCCAGAACCCCAGCCCCGACGGAGGTCAGTCAGGGTCTAAACACAGCCCGTGAGTCAGAGAGAAGCAGCCCCTCCCCAGATCTGTACCCCACCCCGGGCTCGTCCAGGGAGTCCATCCTGTCAGAGGGCTGGGACGGAGACCCCGGCTGGGGCCGGAGTTGGTGGGCCCTGCCCCCCATGTCCCCAGAGCCCTCCTCCcgcttctcccccttctcccccagccgcaccatctctccctgctcctccgtCAGGTCTGGAACTTTCTCTCCCACCGTGGTGCGTCTGACGAGACACGCCCTGGCCCCCGGCTCCCGCCTCCTCCACATGCCCCCGCCCTCCGACCCCCCCTGCGGGGacagcccctgccccctctccccacgcgcccgacaccgcccccccccccacccgcctctCCCTGCTCACCGCCATCCTCAGGAAGGGTCGCCTGCCCGTGCTGTCCTCCCCCCACCAGAGGCCCTACACCCCCTGCTGGCCCATCAACCCGTTCAGCCTGTCCACCTGCAAGGCCTGCTCTGcagcctccagcctggcctccaTCCATCTGGAGCTCTCCTCCAGGGGCACGCCCCCGACCTCCACTCCCAGCTCAGCCCACGGCCACTGTTGTGGGGATGGGAGTGTGGTGGCGCCCCCTTGTGGcagtcctcctctcacctccacagacagacacccagaaAGACGGGGGCAGGATAGGGGAGGGCTCTATGGGAGGGGCACTCGTTCATCTCCTACTCCAGGCCCgctatctcccctccctcctgctcttcttcctgctcttcctcctgctcttcctccttctcttcctccttctctttctcctcttcctcgcctGCCTTTAACTCCTGACCTCCCCaagtctccactctctccctcctcctcgtcctccagccTCAGACCCAGACAGCCTCCTGAGCCGGACTGCTCCCCCCAGACCGCCGTGGCCCAGATATCTTTTCCACATGCGTGCTCACCTGGAACCAGACTTCTGACTCCTGAGAACACACCAATTAACTCACAGCAGGACAGGAATCACCAGAAGCCtggtcctccactccactcctcccaTCCCAAGCTGTTCTGCTCGTCCCCTCAACTAATCAACACTCCAGGAGCCCCTGCATCCCCGGCCTCccgcctctccagcctctccggCCCCGGGCCTCACTCCTCGCTCTCCAGGCTGTACCCTGCCTCTCCAATCCccactcctcttccctctttctgCTCCTGTCCAGCTctggctcccccctcctcctccgccctcccacgcccccctcccccctcctcctccgccctcccacgcccccctcctctggcctcctcccccctcccagcccagcctctcttCTCCGACTCGCACATCATCACTGCTCCTCCTCAGGGGCGAGGCAAACCAACACCTTCCCTGTTGTTCCAGAACGGTCTCTCAGACCGTCCAGAGTGGCGCAAGCCTGACCCTCACAGTCcgacagcccccccagcccactcctcccccccctgggcctacagcctctccccctcccgctACACCCCTCTCGTGTTCCCTGGCTCTCAGTCTCCCGACCTCCACATCTCCCGGCCCTCGCCCTCAGCCACGCCAGACCGCctcgccctctccccctcgcccgCACCCCCCTCCCGCACCctcaccctgtccccctccgcGTCACTGCGCTCCACCCCCTCGCCCCGGCCAGGAAGCGCCCTGTCTGACTGCTCCGACAGGGAGGGTGCAAAGAGAAAGGTAGCTATCCTGCATGCTGGCACGCTGGCAGACCTCTGACTGCATGGCACCCTGCATGCTGCCGTCAAAACACACCAAGAAAAACTAGGTAGTCCATGCTTTCCTGATGGATGCAAAGAATGCGTGATTCTAACAGTCTGGCGCTCGTAACGTTTACGTTGTCTTTCAACCTCCCCCCAGCATTTGATTCTGCACGCTGAATGGCCTTAGCGGGAGACACATGCATTTCAGTCGAGTCACATAaacgtgttgttgtt harbors:
- the mlip gene encoding LOW QUALITY PROTEIN: muscular LMNA-interacting protein (The sequence of the model RefSeq protein was modified relative to this genomic sequence to represent the inferred CDS: deleted 1 base in 1 codon); translation: MPSPGGASAESDPSLEDWNQRLWKKTVNGASVLTHSMKSTTSGNVIRKTKGIVPPFPEQFLHQGRVCKLKAIQGESSSQLRQFTCVPVEWRLPIKNVVVWKQGRGHLTRQADENPATLARKERESITDSMLSDGGLYKAEVVFIGDPEVSGSTGGPRQEPLPQCNPADHMTLPPPSPPIRAQQGHTAPNVVAAMETAVSERGGISAWGPRTPAPTEVSQGLNTARESERSSPSPDLYPTPGSSRESILSEGWDGDPGWGRSWWALPPMSPEPSSRFSPFSPSRTISPCSSVRSGTFSPTVVRLTRHALAPGSRLLHMPPPSDPPCGDSPCPLSPRARHRPPPTRLSLLTAILRKGRLPVLSSPHQRPYTPCWPINPFSLSTCKACSAASSLASIHLELSSRGTPPTSTPSSAHGHCCGDGSVVAPPCGSPPLTSTDRHPERRGQDRGGLYGRGTRSSPTPGPLSPLPPALLPALPPALPPSLPPSLSPLPRLPLTPDLPKSPLSPSSSSSSLRPRQPPEPDCSPQTAVAQISFPHACSPGTRLLTPENTPINSQQDRNHQKPGPPLHSSHPKLFCSSPQLINTPGAPASPASRLSSLSGPGPHSSLSRLYPASPIPTPLPSFCSCPALAPPSSSALPRPPPPSSSALPRPPPLASSPLPAQPLFSDSHIITAPPQGRGKPTPSLLFQNGLSDRPEWRKPDPHSPTAPPAHSSPPWAYSLSPSRYTPLVFPGSQSPDLHISRPSPSATPDRLALSPSPAPPSRTLTLSPSASLRSTPSPRPGSALSDCSDREGAKRKPHKIKLSYKALAAIPTNTLLLDQQAIDDSVETQGDHLDRLPIEDTHVEMCSPAQLRQQSEELYAVIDKVLQDPLPLRNPSPARWSSREFLDRGVAKPCTLSPRSMGRETKYATRHAHPAPESSLLDHNTTRPGVIKPVNSSPRLTVTNDDEDDDGDSYHGNPFRQYMQDLSHCHSSKLESALLRTGPGPGGCGGLGAGGGRRTAPGGPGGPPCLSALLISEGEGPRPPSPPAEGGELRSQTLCSPPQQPQALETHI